The Flavobacterium sp. HJ-32-4 genome contains a region encoding:
- a CDS encoding DNA alkylation repair protein: MDLIATVRQELQSMSDPVWQEKTRRFFKESVDPYGVPTGDVRKLGKYFYPFLAPLQKEAVFTLCEQLFASGKQEECLIACDWSLRPKKHYTADDFARFSRWVDQYVTNWAICDTFCNHTVGTLVTKYPELLPELEKWTTDSNRWKRRAAAVSLIVPAKKGLFLDTVFRIATALLEDTDDLVQKGYGWMLKEASIPHQEAVFDFVLDHKTVMPRTALRYAIEKMPEQHRREAMAK, from the coding sequence ATGGACCTCATCGCAACCGTCCGACAGGAACTGCAGTCCATGTCCGATCCGGTGTGGCAGGAGAAAACGCGCCGTTTTTTTAAGGAATCGGTCGATCCGTATGGCGTTCCGACCGGCGACGTCCGAAAATTGGGGAAGTACTTCTATCCTTTCCTCGCACCATTGCAAAAGGAAGCAGTGTTTACGCTTTGCGAGCAATTATTCGCGTCAGGAAAGCAGGAAGAATGCCTCATTGCCTGTGACTGGTCGTTACGTCCGAAAAAACACTACACCGCCGACGATTTCGCCCGGTTCAGCCGCTGGGTCGACCAGTATGTGACCAACTGGGCCATCTGCGATACGTTCTGTAACCATACCGTTGGAACCCTTGTGACGAAATATCCGGAACTGTTACCCGAACTTGAAAAATGGACTACGGACTCTAACCGCTGGAAACGACGGGCGGCCGCGGTCTCGCTGATCGTCCCGGCTAAAAAAGGGCTTTTCCTCGACACCGTCTTCCGAATCGCCACCGCCCTGTTGGAAGATACCGACGACCTGGTGCAGAAAGGATACGGCTGGATGCTGAAGGAAGCGTCGATACCCCACCAGGAGGCCGTCTTTGACTTCGTACTAGACCACAAAACCGTGATGCCGCGTACCGCCCTCCGGTATGCCATTGAAAAAATGCCGGAACAGCACCGGCGCGAGGCGATGGCGAAGTAA
- a CDS encoding outer membrane beta-barrel family protein, with the protein MHSFLLLAFFFTFAGSWAQETTPSRASETTLQGKVVDDTGANPIASAIVKIATVKDSVSVGSGMTKEDGTFRLKANLTEPCFLTVSLIGLERRVIPLVANAKGGSVDLGVIKMKEASIDLDEVRIEGNYRMRIDVDKRVYRIDTDAVGANGTAGDILQNIPSVFVNANGSVTLRGGKVKMYINGKPCGILGISRSQVLDYIPASMIESIEVMNDPSAKYDSDGSSGIINIILKSQNRPGVNAMIMVSGGSYDRYNASSNVSFNYKKLSLFASYDVKQSHMRSWESKDRETNQGGSTRYVNQDRDFLSQTVTQNSRFRGEYAFNKKNTLGFSFLHSQVADKDDNDFLYRQYDGAFTLTDLYNRNIKETDSDASNNVTLNYTKKFQRPQQQLSADLFYARGTERTDGDIVQTYYNTDGTPAPTLPDIARTKEENREQNFVAQVDYDQPLPGKAKMEMGMKFRIKRNEAGYRLDNYYQPLDIYITDPQISNDFRYDIGINAGYVTYRNKFRNFSYKVGLRVENTNVSFDVSNGLRNSFDYTDAFPSLHLLQEFKNNHKVTARFSRRIDRPVFREINPLQQFNDPFFLNKGNPNLLPEYTNSFDVTYTKSWKESSVSFSLYYRYAVGSIERIVLLRSDGVTETNFQNINSTKNAGVEVNAYFQLYKWWKINSSLNYYNERIDASNVGTPYSTDNFSLNGKMNHNFTPWKKSMLQISGNYQSPTFSPLVKNFGQYYVDASFKQDLYNKKLSVSLRCTDIFHTQRRYYDMTAPNFIVTSRFARQSRAVYLGITLRPFRNKKQEEEKTEEPDENTEERDD; encoded by the coding sequence TTGCATTCGTTTCTTTTGTTGGCTTTCTTCTTTACATTTGCCGGTAGTTGGGCGCAGGAAACAACGCCTTCCCGCGCGTCCGAAACCACGCTGCAAGGTAAGGTAGTAGACGACACGGGCGCCAACCCGATCGCCAGTGCCATTGTCAAAATCGCGACGGTAAAAGATTCCGTTTCTGTTGGCAGCGGGATGACGAAAGAGGACGGCACCTTCCGGCTGAAGGCCAATTTGACCGAGCCTTGTTTTTTGACGGTCAGCCTGATCGGACTCGAACGCCGGGTTATTCCTCTTGTGGCTAATGCGAAAGGAGGTTCGGTTGACCTGGGTGTCATCAAGATGAAGGAAGCGTCCATCGATTTGGACGAGGTGCGTATCGAAGGCAATTATCGGATGCGCATCGACGTCGACAAACGCGTATACCGCATCGACACAGACGCGGTGGGGGCCAATGGCACGGCGGGTGATATCCTTCAAAACATCCCTTCTGTTTTTGTCAACGCCAACGGTTCGGTCACGCTGCGTGGCGGCAAAGTGAAAATGTATATCAATGGAAAACCGTGCGGTATTCTGGGAATCAGCCGCTCTCAGGTGTTGGATTACATTCCGGCCAGTATGATCGAAAGTATAGAAGTGATGAACGATCCGTCGGCCAAATACGATTCCGATGGTAGCAGCGGCATCATCAATATCATCCTGAAAAGCCAGAACAGGCCGGGCGTCAACGCCATGATCATGGTCAGCGGCGGCAGCTATGACCGGTACAATGCCTCGTCGAACGTCAGTTTCAATTACAAGAAACTGAGTTTGTTTGCCTCATACGACGTGAAACAATCGCACATGCGCAGTTGGGAATCAAAAGACCGCGAGACCAATCAGGGCGGTTCGACCCGCTACGTGAACCAGGACCGCGACTTTTTAAGCCAGACCGTGACGCAGAACAGCCGCTTTAGGGGCGAGTATGCGTTTAACAAAAAGAATACGCTCGGCTTTTCGTTCCTGCATTCGCAAGTGGCCGATAAAGACGACAATGACTTCCTGTATCGGCAATACGACGGGGCCTTTACCCTGACCGATCTCTATAACCGAAACATCAAGGAGACCGACAGCGACGCCTCCAACAATGTTACGCTGAATTATACGAAGAAGTTCCAGCGGCCGCAACAGCAGCTTTCAGCCGATTTGTTCTACGCCCGCGGTACTGAACGTACCGATGGCGATATCGTACAGACCTATTATAATACCGACGGAACCCCGGCCCCGACCTTACCAGATATCGCACGCACCAAAGAGGAGAACCGCGAGCAGAATTTCGTCGCCCAGGTTGACTACGACCAGCCGCTTCCGGGAAAGGCGAAGATGGAAATGGGGATGAAGTTCCGTATCAAACGCAATGAGGCCGGGTATCGTTTGGACAATTATTACCAACCGCTTGATATCTACATCACCGATCCGCAGATTTCGAACGATTTCCGGTATGACATCGGGATTAACGCCGGTTATGTGACCTATCGGAACAAGTTTCGGAATTTCAGTTATAAAGTAGGACTTCGCGTTGAGAATACCAACGTCTCCTTCGATGTCAGCAACGGCCTCCGGAATAGTTTCGACTATACGGATGCATTCCCAAGCCTCCACCTGTTGCAGGAATTCAAAAACAACCACAAGGTCACGGCTCGTTTCAGCCGTCGGATCGACCGTCCGGTTTTTCGGGAAATCAACCCCTTACAGCAGTTCAACGATCCGTTCTTCCTGAACAAAGGCAATCCGAACCTCCTTCCGGAGTACACCAATTCGTTCGATGTGACGTATACGAAGTCTTGGAAAGAGAGTTCCGTCAGCTTCAGTCTGTATTATCGCTACGCCGTCGGCAGTATCGAACGCATTGTCTTATTACGTTCAGACGGGGTCACGGAAACCAACTTCCAGAATATCAACAGCACCAAGAACGCCGGAGTTGAGGTGAACGCCTATTTTCAACTGTATAAATGGTGGAAGATCAACTCAAGCCTCAACTACTACAATGAACGGATTGACGCGTCAAACGTAGGCACACCTTATTCGACCGACAATTTCAGCCTGAACGGCAAGATGAACCACAATTTTACACCGTGGAAGAAGTCGATGCTGCAGATTTCCGGCAATTATCAGTCGCCGACTTTTTCGCCTTTGGTCAAGAATTTCGGACAGTATTATGTGGATGCGTCCTTCAAACAGGATTTATACAACAAGAAACTGAGCGTTTCCCTGCGGTGTACGGATATCTTCCACACCCAACGCCGTTACTACGATATGACGGCACCCAACTTCATCGTGACGAGTCGTTTCGCCCGGCAGTCACGCGCGGTGTACTTGGGTATTACCTTGCGACCTTTCCGGAACAAAAAACAGGAAGAAGAGAAAACGGAAGAACCGGACGAAAATACAGAAGAGCGCGACGACTAA
- a CDS encoding SBBP repeat-containing protein, translating to MKISLLFGMCLFCSLSLSAQVWVNRYNGQGDYSDRFTAVMTDASGNVYLAGSAIMPGNNQDIVLMKTDPSGNVVWKNIYDGPSSGADAALAMTMDTSGNIYVTGYGKFSASATDIVTIKYDSAGTLLWTANYGYITDQYEQGNSITVDTNGNVYVAGQSDPDATTNASDDYVVLKYNASGVQQWVQRTNGTGNGVDRPSKIALDASGNPVVTGRSDNLVNYDYLTVKYNASTGSPIWSVRFDRTHNDWATDLIINPTNGNIYVTGRSKNTDFDYATVCYNSSGVQQWATIYDNGIGDNRATNIGMDSSGNVYVTGQSDVGTASVNYDIVTLKYNSSGVQQWLKTYSGTALDDDIPTAFYVSPSGNVIIAGMTDTDAAANVSNNYVVQKYNGSGVLQWTQTYTNSASSNDIPRGVVEDASGNVIVTGASEVIPQRNAVTVKYNASGTLQWTNIENETGDNSDKPNAMAIDANGNMYVAGYVVEYGADRNFALQKITAAGATAWVRTLNGTAVGSSDSALGVAVDNAGNIYVAGYTHNKGTSSDITVAKYDTNGNQLWVSYYDYATETDRALGIALDGSNNVYVTGRSDSNSGNVVSNDDIVTIKYNTNGTQLWAARYNGSGNTTDTGRAIRVTTAGNVYVAGRTSNATNFDYIVLKYNTSGVQQWVNSYAGAGNDEIFFMELDGSENVYVTGNSQNSSLTSVDIVTQKITSAGVSQWTARYDGPATGTDLTDAIKIDTAGNVWVAGSTDTDTSDATLNSDICLIKYDSSGNQTWASTYGSGTGTDDQAVSLALDGSNNAYLCGMINGPTNYDYATFKFTPTGTASAPLVYNGPGDGADIPQTILFRNNFLYVTGSSTGTGTQSDFATLKYDPATLSVTTIAQGDERVKVYPNPASDQLNIDLSQLAERLTDNTSIILYDTFGRTVLETRITGVSTQLDVNSLAAGCYILAVRSGKTPVYTSKVVIR from the coding sequence ATGAAGATATCCCTCCTTTTCGGCATGTGCCTGTTTTGTTCGCTTTCGCTGTCGGCCCAGGTATGGGTGAACCGCTACAACGGACAAGGTGACTACAGCGACCGTTTTACCGCCGTGATGACCGACGCATCCGGAAATGTATACTTGGCAGGTTCGGCCATCATGCCGGGCAACAACCAGGACATCGTCCTGATGAAAACCGATCCGAGCGGAAACGTGGTTTGGAAGAACATTTACGACGGACCTTCCTCCGGCGCCGACGCGGCCCTGGCAATGACCATGGACACGTCTGGCAATATCTATGTCACCGGATACGGAAAATTCTCGGCATCTGCTACCGATATCGTTACCATCAAATACGACAGTGCCGGAACGCTTCTTTGGACGGCCAACTACGGATACATAACCGACCAGTACGAACAGGGCAACAGCATTACGGTCGATACAAACGGCAATGTCTATGTGGCAGGCCAGAGCGACCCGGATGCCACCACGAATGCCAGTGATGACTATGTGGTGCTGAAATACAATGCGTCAGGCGTCCAACAATGGGTGCAACGCACAAACGGCACGGGCAACGGCGTCGACCGTCCGTCAAAAATTGCGCTGGATGCGTCAGGAAACCCGGTTGTGACGGGTCGTTCCGACAACCTCGTCAACTACGACTACCTCACCGTAAAATACAATGCGTCGACGGGTAGCCCGATTTGGTCGGTGCGTTTCGACCGAACCCACAACGACTGGGCAACCGACCTCATCATCAATCCGACCAACGGAAACATCTATGTCACGGGACGCAGCAAGAATACCGATTTCGACTACGCTACCGTGTGCTATAATTCGTCAGGGGTACAGCAATGGGCCACCATCTATGACAACGGCATTGGTGACAACCGGGCGACGAATATCGGCATGGACAGCAGCGGAAATGTCTACGTTACCGGGCAAAGTGACGTCGGTACCGCCAGTGTAAACTACGATATCGTGACCCTGAAATACAACAGCAGCGGCGTGCAACAGTGGCTTAAGACGTATAGCGGAACGGCCCTCGATGACGATATTCCCACGGCCTTTTATGTCAGTCCGTCCGGTAATGTCATCATCGCGGGCATGACCGATACCGATGCGGCGGCCAATGTCAGCAATAACTACGTCGTGCAGAAATACAATGGGTCCGGTGTCTTGCAATGGACGCAGACGTATACGAACAGTGCGTCGTCCAACGACATTCCCCGGGGCGTGGTAGAAGATGCCTCCGGTAATGTCATCGTAACCGGCGCCTCGGAAGTGATTCCGCAACGGAACGCCGTAACGGTGAAATACAATGCATCCGGCACCTTGCAATGGACCAATATCGAAAACGAAACCGGCGACAACTCTGACAAGCCCAACGCCATGGCCATCGACGCAAACGGCAATATGTATGTCGCCGGTTATGTAGTCGAATACGGGGCGGACCGAAATTTCGCCCTCCAAAAGATCACTGCCGCCGGGGCTACTGCCTGGGTTCGCACCCTGAACGGCACCGCAGTAGGAAGCTCCGATTCCGCTCTGGGCGTGGCCGTCGACAATGCAGGTAACATTTATGTGGCCGGATACACCCACAACAAAGGAACGTCAAGCGACATCACCGTTGCGAAATACGACACGAACGGCAACCAGTTATGGGTCTCGTATTATGACTATGCCACCGAAACGGATCGCGCCCTGGGCATCGCCCTCGACGGATCCAATAACGTATACGTCACCGGACGAAGTGACAGCAATTCCGGAAACGTCGTATCCAATGACGACATCGTAACCATCAAATACAACACCAACGGTACCCAGTTGTGGGCGGCGCGTTACAATGGCAGCGGCAATACAACCGATACCGGACGGGCCATCCGCGTGACGACAGCAGGCAATGTATATGTGGCCGGACGGACGTCCAACGCGACCAATTTCGATTACATCGTATTGAAATACAACACCAGCGGCGTCCAGCAATGGGTGAACTCCTACGCCGGCGCCGGAAACGATGAAATCTTTTTCATGGAACTCGACGGATCCGAAAACGTCTACGTGACCGGCAACAGCCAAAACAGCAGCCTGACCAGCGTCGATATCGTCACCCAAAAAATCACTTCGGCAGGGGTATCGCAATGGACGGCCCGATACGATGGCCCTGCCACAGGCACCGACCTGACCGATGCAATCAAAATCGACACCGCCGGAAACGTATGGGTAGCAGGCAGCACCGATACCGACACCTCCGATGCGACGCTCAACAGCGACATTTGTCTGATCAAATACGACAGCAGCGGCAACCAAACATGGGCCTCTACCTATGGCAGCGGAACCGGAACCGATGATCAGGCGGTCAGCCTGGCCCTCGACGGAAGCAACAATGCCTATTTGTGTGGAATGATAAACGGGCCGACCAACTACGATTATGCGACGTTTAAATTCACGCCTACCGGAACTGCCAGTGCGCCATTGGTGTATAACGGACCCGGCGATGGAGCCGACATCCCGCAGACGATTCTGTTCCGGAATAATTTCCTTTACGTAACCGGAAGCAGTACCGGAACCGGAACACAGTCCGATTTCGCCACACTTAAGTACGACCCGGCGACGCTGTCGGTCACTACCATCGCCCAGGGCGACGAGCGCGTAAAGGTGTATCCGAACCCGGCTTCCGACCAATTGAACATCGACCTGTCGCAACTGGCAGAGCGCCTTACCGACAACACCTCCATCATCCTTTACGATACCTTCGGCCGAACGGTTTTGGAGACCCGCATAACAGGCGTGTCGACCCAACTCGACGTCAACTCCCTGGCTGCAGGATGCTACATACTGGCCGTGCGGTCGGGAAAAACACCTGTATACACGTCCAAAGTAGTGATTCGTTAG
- a CDS encoding ABC transporter ATP-binding protein, whose translation MLTKKALLKAFAWRHRDKVAAAFLFGLLSICTTILIPVFLGKYYQIALHRHSARGKIFDVLFGHVTGLTTFFVTFGVLIALKFVGDFFKRYYMGITGELLAKDTRERLFERQLNAQLEAHQKKDTGLYLLRYSGDLSAIQQYLTKGIISFINDCLYLLLAVALLAMLNLRLTLVLLASYPVIFGSILYLNKRLKVLTRKRRNRRSNNLSFVSSRLSAVLTIKAFNRQRIEADKYIKGSTDLYQYGVRYQRLYALIQALLPFMLYGMLVVVLGLAYEMKHTSHHKIHGHDLVTFIMTIVSIIPVMKRILGVNFIWQAGDISFTKLLRVFNTRQENETGNKQAPDNSGHITFSGVSFAFEGEQYVFRDLSFELPASSLVLITGPHQSGKSTLLKLISGLYDPTAGTISIGKTPTADCDKFLLRKRVTIASDELPLIGKTVFEAISYSRKPEKRAPALAMLKALGYCAEDADEAVLNNPIKENGRNISYSQRKILLLARAFLTNKKIIMLDEPFEGLDDAIVHRITTVLHQYRKKHTLLVVGRAQEGGLDYDLEISLKNKDHV comes from the coding sequence ATGCTCACTAAAAAAGCGCTTCTAAAAGCGTTTGCCTGGCGACACCGCGATAAAGTCGCCGCCGCCTTTTTATTTGGCCTGCTCAGTATTTGCACCACCATCCTCATTCCGGTTTTTCTGGGGAAGTACTACCAGATTGCACTGCACCGTCATTCCGCACGTGGTAAAATATTCGACGTGCTGTTCGGACATGTAACGGGACTTACGACCTTCTTCGTGACCTTTGGCGTCCTGATCGCCCTTAAATTTGTGGGCGATTTTTTCAAAAGGTACTACATGGGCATCACCGGGGAATTACTGGCGAAGGACACCCGCGAGCGCCTTTTCGAACGACAACTGAACGCCCAGCTGGAGGCGCATCAAAAAAAAGACACCGGCCTGTACCTCCTTCGGTACAGCGGCGATTTATCCGCCATCCAACAGTACCTGACCAAAGGCATCATTTCGTTTATCAATGATTGCCTCTACCTGTTGCTCGCCGTTGCCCTCCTGGCCATGCTCAATCTTCGCCTGACACTGGTGCTACTGGCCTCCTACCCGGTCATTTTTGGGTCTATCCTGTACCTCAACAAACGGCTGAAGGTACTCACGCGGAAACGGCGGAACCGACGGTCCAACAACCTGTCGTTTGTGTCGTCGCGGCTAAGTGCCGTATTGACGATAAAAGCCTTCAACCGGCAACGCATCGAAGCCGATAAATACATTAAAGGGTCGACCGATCTCTACCAATATGGCGTACGCTACCAACGGCTTTACGCACTGATACAAGCCCTATTACCCTTTATGTTGTATGGCATGCTGGTCGTAGTGCTGGGGCTGGCGTATGAAATGAAACACACCAGTCATCACAAGATACACGGACACGACCTCGTGACCTTCATCATGACCATCGTCAGCATCATCCCCGTGATGAAACGGATACTCGGCGTCAACTTTATCTGGCAGGCCGGCGATATTTCCTTTACGAAACTCCTCCGCGTTTTCAACACCCGACAGGAAAACGAAACCGGAAACAAACAGGCACCGGACAATTCCGGCCACATAACGTTTTCAGGAGTGTCCTTCGCCTTTGAGGGCGAGCAGTACGTATTCCGCGACCTGTCATTTGAACTACCCGCCTCATCCCTGGTGCTGATTACGGGTCCGCACCAATCCGGAAAAAGTACCCTGCTGAAATTGATAAGCGGTTTATATGATCCGACGGCGGGAACGATTTCCATCGGCAAAACCCCTACTGCGGATTGTGATAAATTCCTGCTGCGCAAGCGGGTTACCATCGCCTCCGACGAACTTCCGTTGATTGGCAAAACGGTCTTCGAAGCGATCTCCTACAGCCGGAAACCCGAAAAACGCGCACCGGCCCTGGCGATGTTGAAAGCCCTGGGGTATTGTGCGGAAGACGCTGACGAAGCCGTCCTCAACAATCCGATTAAGGAAAACGGCCGAAATATTTCGTATAGCCAGCGGAAGATATTGCTGTTGGCGCGGGCCTTCCTTACCAACAAAAAAATCATCATGCTCGACGAACCGTTTGAAGGCCTTGATGACGCGATCGTGCACCGGATAACCACCGTCCTTCACCAATACCGAAAAAAACACACCCTTCTGGTTGTCGGGCGTGCACAGGAAGGCGGACTCGACTATGATTTGGAAATCAGCCTCAAAAACAAGGACCATGTGTAG
- a CDS encoding isoaspartyl peptidase/L-asparaginase family protein gives MRNLLFFVLVMGLAACRTVPNKATESAPKMNERFSIALHGGAGNIAKRGLTPEQEAAYQDKLREALDKGRQLLSDGAQAVDVVEEVIKILEDSPLFNAGKGAVFSHEGHNEMDAAIMDGKTLDAGALANVRTIRNPISAAKAIMRKSKFIFLSGTGAEAFAKENDIEIVDTSYFFYQPRWDEFLKIRDSKKIKLDNDSSSGAIDSFNSSIDKYGTVGCVVMDRYGNLAAGTSTGGIVNKQYNRIGDSPLIGSGTYANNATCAVSCTGHGEDFIRAVAAHNVSSLIENRGVKLKTAVSRTIAKITALKGRGGMIAIDSKGHIVMDMNTSGMFRAAATEKGIECVAIYKATTAPPQ, from the coding sequence ATGCGCAACCTACTTTTTTTTGTATTGGTCATGGGACTTGCCGCGTGCCGGACCGTACCCAACAAAGCGACCGAATCGGCTCCTAAAATGAACGAACGTTTCTCCATAGCCCTCCATGGCGGCGCAGGCAATATCGCAAAAAGGGGACTCACACCCGAACAGGAAGCGGCCTACCAGGACAAGTTGCGGGAAGCGCTCGACAAAGGCCGGCAACTTTTGTCCGACGGGGCCCAAGCCGTCGATGTGGTGGAAGAAGTGATCAAAATCCTGGAAGACTCACCGCTTTTCAATGCCGGCAAAGGCGCCGTCTTCTCACACGAAGGTCACAATGAAATGGACGCAGCCATCATGGACGGTAAAACGCTCGACGCAGGTGCCTTGGCCAATGTGCGCACGATACGGAATCCTATCAGTGCCGCGAAAGCCATCATGCGGAAATCCAAATTTATCTTCCTGTCGGGCACAGGAGCGGAGGCTTTCGCAAAGGAAAACGATATTGAGATCGTCGATACCTCCTACTTTTTCTACCAACCCCGCTGGGACGAGTTCCTGAAAATACGGGACTCCAAAAAAATCAAACTCGACAACGACAGCTCCAGTGGTGCCATCGATTCGTTCAACAGTTCGATCGACAAGTACGGGACCGTGGGCTGTGTGGTGATGGACCGATATGGAAACCTCGCTGCCGGCACCTCAACAGGCGGAATCGTCAACAAACAATACAATCGGATCGGCGATTCGCCGCTCATAGGATCCGGCACCTACGCTAACAACGCCACCTGCGCCGTGTCGTGTACGGGCCACGGTGAAGATTTCATCCGCGCTGTCGCCGCCCACAATGTATCCTCACTCATCGAAAACCGGGGCGTCAAATTGAAGACCGCTGTCTCACGGACCATCGCCAAAATTACCGCTTTGAAGGGCCGGGGCGGCATGATTGCGATAGACAGTAAAGGCCATATCGTAATGGATATGAACACCTCGGGCATGTTCCGGGCGGCCGCCACCGAAAAAGGCATCGAGTGCGTCGCGATTTACAAAGCGACCACTGCTCCCCCTCAGTAG
- a CDS encoding glycosyltransferase: MLDIVFWIFVAVTFLQFLYYVVIFGKFAYYKAKKQTPKRIPVSVIVCAKNEEENVRRFIPLLAEQEYPDFEIVLIDDASSDETLEVFEEFERQYRNIRLVKVANNEAFWGNKKFALTLGIKAASKDYLLFTDADCYPSSKNWITEMTSHFSAQKTIVLGYGAYEKIPNSFLNKLIRYETLLTAVQYFSYAKAGNPYMGVGRNMAYKKEEFFKVDGFRDHLKIRSGDDDLFINQVANKKNTTICYTTESITYSKPKTSFKEWFTQKRRHVATAGHYKMKDRVLLGLFFVSQFMFVILATLLLAFLFNWIAVVSIIGFRYLFVWLTMGFAAGKLKEKDTVYWFPFIEWALIFTQLNIFISNTFSKPVHWK, encoded by the coding sequence ATGCTGGACATCGTTTTCTGGATTTTCGTCGCCGTCACCTTCCTGCAGTTCCTGTACTATGTGGTGATATTTGGGAAATTCGCCTATTACAAAGCGAAAAAGCAAACCCCGAAGCGCATTCCCGTTTCCGTCATCGTGTGTGCCAAGAACGAAGAGGAAAACGTCCGGCGCTTCATCCCGCTATTGGCCGAGCAGGAATACCCCGATTTTGAAATCGTACTCATCGACGACGCGTCATCCGATGAAACGTTGGAGGTTTTTGAAGAATTCGAACGCCAGTACCGCAACATCCGGTTGGTAAAAGTGGCCAACAACGAAGCCTTCTGGGGTAACAAGAAGTTCGCCCTTACACTGGGCATCAAAGCCGCCTCGAAAGACTATCTGTTGTTTACCGACGCCGATTGCTATCCTTCCTCCAAAAACTGGATCACCGAAATGACCTCGCATTTCTCAGCGCAGAAAACCATCGTGTTGGGCTATGGCGCGTATGAAAAGATCCCGAATTCATTTCTCAATAAACTCATCCGTTACGAGACGCTTTTGACGGCCGTCCAGTACTTCTCCTATGCCAAAGCAGGCAACCCCTATATGGGCGTTGGCCGTAACATGGCGTATAAAAAAGAGGAATTCTTCAAAGTAGACGGCTTCCGCGACCACCTGAAAATCCGTTCGGGTGACGACGACCTCTTCATCAACCAGGTAGCCAACAAAAAGAACACGACGATTTGTTATACGACGGAAAGTATCACGTACTCAAAACCCAAAACATCCTTCAAGGAGTGGTTCACGCAGAAGCGCCGCCACGTGGCCACCGCCGGTCATTATAAGATGAAAGACCGGGTGCTGCTCGGCCTTTTCTTCGTCTCGCAATTTATGTTCGTCATCCTCGCCACGTTGTTGCTGGCCTTCCTCTTCAACTGGATCGCCGTGGTGTCGATTATCGGCTTCCGCTACCTCTTCGTGTGGCTCACTATGGGATTCGCGGCGGGCAAACTAAAAGAAAAAGACACGGTATATTGGTTTCCCTTCATTGAATGGGCCCTCATTTTCACACAATTGAATATCTTTATCTCCAACACCTTCTCAAAACCGGTGCATTGGAAATAA
- a CDS encoding RNA polymerase sigma factor, which produces MEIRPYIEKAKKGDQVAFTFLLDHYWNEVYGFMLRRTENETDAEDITIDTFSKAFDKIASYNPEYQFNTWLIAIAKNVHIDMLRKKRTSLFIEITDEEDEQAYNVADTAPTAEDELITEQNLSRLLQFIKELKPHYQEVIQLRYFQELSYQEIADKIGEPLSNVKIKLLRAKKLLAEIIEKRR; this is translated from the coding sequence TTGGAAATAAGACCCTACATCGAGAAAGCCAAAAAAGGCGACCAGGTAGCCTTCACCTTCCTGCTCGACCATTACTGGAACGAGGTCTACGGCTTCATGCTGCGCCGCACCGAAAACGAAACCGATGCCGAAGATATCACCATCGATACCTTCTCGAAGGCTTTCGATAAAATCGCGTCTTATAATCCCGAATACCAGTTCAATACGTGGTTGATTGCCATCGCGAAGAACGTCCATATTGACATGCTGCGGAAGAAACGCACGTCGCTTTTTATTGAAATTACCGACGAAGAGGACGAACAGGCGTACAATGTAGCCGACACCGCACCCACGGCAGAAGACGAACTGATTACCGAACAGAACCTTTCGCGCCTGCTGCAATTCATCAAAGAACTCAAGCCCCATTACCAGGAAGTCATCCAACTGCGCTACTTCCAGGAGCTGAGCTACCAGGAAATTGCAGACAAAATCGGCGAACCCCTCAGCAACGTAAAGATCAAACTACTGCGCGCCAAAAAGCTGTTGGCCGAGATCATCGAGAAGCGGCGGTAA